Below is a genomic region from Variovorax sp. J2L1-78.
CTCGGCCTGGCCATCCTGGCCGACGGCATGGGCGGCTACAACGGCGGCGAAGTGGCCAGCGGCATGGCGATCGCCCTGCTGCAGGCCAGCTTCGGGCGCTGGCTGGCGCATGCCGGCGTCGACGCGCACGTGCGCGCCATCAAGCGCGCCCTGCAGGCCGGCACGGACGAGGCCAACGCCGCGATCCTGGAAGCCGGCGTTGCAAACATGCAACTTCAGGGCATGGGCACGACGCTGGTGCTGGGCGCCTTCGGGCCGCAGCGGGTGGTGGTCGGCCACATCGGCGACTCGCGCTGCTACCGGCTGCGGGACGGTCGGCTCGACCTGCTGACCCGCGATCACTCGCTGCTGCAGGAGCAACTGGATGCCGGGCTCATCACGCTGGCGCAGGCGGCGCAGTCGCCACACCGCAATCTGGTGACCCGCGCGCTGGGCATCGAGCCCTCGGTCGACCTGGAGACGCACGACCACGAGGCCCAGGTTGGTGACCTGTACCTGCTGTGCTCCGATGGCCTGAGCGAGATGGTGAGCGACGGGGAGATTTGCACGCTTCTGTTACAAAACTGCGACTTATCGCAGAAAGCACTACTTTTGGTTGCAGCCGCGAACGACAATGGCGGCAGGGACAATATTTCGGTCGTCCTTGCTCGCGCAGCCGGTGAACAATCGGCGCCAAGCAGCCCGGGTTGAGAGGTCCAGGAATCCGACGTTCCGCAGGGCCCGCTGATACAAACACGCAGTTCAGGAGTCGGCCATGCCGAAAATGATCGTTTCGATCGATGGGGTTGTCATCAAAGAAGTGACGCTCGCGAAGGACCGGACCACGCTGGGCCGGCGGCCTTACAACGACATCGTGATCGACAATCTGGCGATCAGCGGCGAGCATGCCGTGCTGCACATGATCGGCGGCGACGTCTACCTTGAAGACCTCAACAGCACCAACGGCACGTATGTCAATGCCCGCGCCATCAAGAAGCAGGCGCTGGAGAACAACGACGTCATCGAGGTCGGCAAGTACAAGATCCGCTACCTGGCCGGCGGCGAGCCGGGCGCAGTCGCGAGCGGCCCGGTGCGCGTCGGCCCGCCCATCGTCTCCGGGCCCATTCCCCTGTCGAGCGCGCCCACCGTGTCGTCGCCGCTGGGCGGACCGGTCGCTGCAGCGGCCATCCGCGTGCTCTCCGGCGTCGGCGCCGGACGTGAAATGTCCCTGGAAAAAGTCGTCACCACCATCGGCAAGCCGGGTGTGGCGGTCGCTGCCGTCACGCGGCGCCTGCACGGCTATGTGGTCGCCCCGATCGACGGCGGCACCATGCTCAACGGCGAACTGCTGGGCAACGAGGCCGTCGCCCTGCAGGATGGCGACGTGCTCGAGCTGGGCGGCACGCGCATGCAGTTCGTCCACGCCTGAGGCGGCGCGGCTCCACCGAGATCGGCGCTGCGCGCCATGAAAGCGCTGCGCCAGCACTGGCTGCGGATCCTCATCACGCTGGTTCCCGTGGTCATGGCCCTGGCCCATGCGACGGGCGCGTGGCGTTCCCCCTTCGTCGAACCCTTCGACAACTTCATCTACGACGCGCGGCTGCGGCTCACCATGCCGCGCACGCTCGACCCCCGCATCGTCATCGTCGACATCGACGACCCGAGTCTCCAGCAACTGGGCCAGTGGCCGTGGAGCCGCGACAAGCTGGCGCGCCTGACCGAGGAACTCATGAGCCGGCAGCAGGCGGCGGTGCTCGGCTATGACGTGCTCTTCGTCGAAGCCGATGGCAGCTCCGGTCTCGCGACCCTTCGCGACTTGGCCGAGGGCGCGCTGAAGGACAACCCGGCCTTCACCGTGGCGCTGGAGCGCATTGCGCCGAGCCTCGACTACGACGTCACCTTCGCGCAGTCGCTGGCCGGGGAGCGCGTGTCGCTCGGCTATTACTTCACGCAGACGGCCACGCCGCATGCCAAGGGCATGCTCCCGCCACCGGTGCTATCGACCGAGGCCTTCCCGCGCGGTCAGGCCTACGCCACGCGCTGGAACGGTTTCGCCGGCAGCATCGCGCCGCTGGCCACCGCGGCGCCGGCCAGCGGCTTCATCAACGTGCTGATCGAATCCAGCGAAGACGGCGTGGTGCGCGCCGCGCCGTTGCTCGCGCGCTATGACGGCGACGCGGCGACGCCGGGCTTCTACGAGTCCCTGGCCCTGGCCGTCTATCGCCTGGCGAAGGGCACGCCGCCGGTCCGGCCGGCGTTCACGCCGAACGCCCTGCAGCACTCGCCGGTCCTGCTCGAGGCGGTGGTTCTGGGCGCGCCCGCAGCGCCGCAGTTGCGGGTGCCCGTCGACCAGAGCGCGAGTCTGCTCGTGCCCTACCGCGGACCCGGTGGTGCCCGCGGCGGCTCGTTCCGCTACGTGGCCGCGGCGGACGTGCTGGCCGGCAAGCTCGCGCCCGCCGAGTTCAAGGACAAGATCGTCCTGGTCGGGGCCACGGCGCCAGGCCTGCAGGATCTTCGCGCAACACCGGTAGGCGCCGCCTTCCCTGGCGTGGAAGTGCACGCCAACATCATTTCCGGACTGCTCGATGGCCGGTTGCCCTTCGTGCCGGACTACGCGCCTGGCTACGACGTGCTGGTGCTGCTTGTCGCCGGGCTCACGCTGGCTTTCGGCATGTCGATGCTGCCCGCCTCGCGCGCCGTGCTGCTGGGTGCGGCCGTGGCCACCGTGGTGGTCGGCCTGAACGCCGTGCTGTTCGCCAGCTTCGGGCTGGTGCTGCCCCTGGCGGTCGCGCTGATGATGATGGCCATGGCCTTCGTGCTCAACATGAGCTGGGGCTACTTCGTGGAAGCGCGCGCGCGGCGCGGCCTGGCGCGGCTCTTCGGCACCTATGTGCCGCCGCAGCTGGTCGACGAAATGCTCGCCCGCCCCGAGCGCTACAGCATGCGGGCCGAGAGCAAGGAACTCACGGTGATGTTCTGCGACATGCGCGGCTTCACGCAGCTGTCCGAGTCGATGGCGCCGACCGAGCTGCAGGCCTTTCTCAACGCCGTCTTCAGCCGGCTCACCGAGATCATCAACGTCCACCGCGGCACGGTCGACAAGTACATGGGCGATTGCGTCATGGCCTTCTGGGGCGCGCCGGTCGACACGCCGCACCATGCCACCCTGGCCGTCCAGGCGGCGATCGAGATGGTCGCGGCCGTGCAGGAAATCAACCTCACCCACCGCGGCACCGGCCGCCCCCAGATCAGCGTGGGCATCGGCCTGAACACCGGCGTCATGAGTGTCGGCGACATGGGCTCCGCCGTGCGCCGCAGCTACACGGTCGTCGGCGACGCCGTCAACCTGGCGGCGCGCCTCGAAAGCCTCAGCGGCCATTACGGCACGCAGATCCTGGTGGCCGAGACCACGCGGCAGGCCGTGCCTACCTATGTGTGGCAGGAACTCGACCGGGTCTACGTCCGCGGCAAGGCCCGCGCCGTGGCCATCTTCACGCCAGTCGGGCGTGGCGGCGACGTGGGCGTGGCCCAGCGGGCACAGCTCGAACGCTGGTCATTGGTGCTTTCGGCTTACCGCGCGCAGCAATGGGCGGAGGGGCGGACCCTGCTGGCCCCTTTGCTGGCCGCCGATACGAAAAAAGTCCTTTACCAGCTTTACGCCAAGCGTTTAGCCTCCATGGCATTGCAGCCCAAAGACCCGAACTGGGACGGCGCAATCCGCTTCGATACCAAGTAACCAAGGGTCTTACACAATGCAGGTGCGTGTGCTCGGCTGTTCTGGCGCCATCGCCAAAGACTGCCGCACGACATCCTTTCTGGTCGACGACGACCTCCTCATCGACGCCGGCACCGGCGTCGGCGACCTCACGCTCGAGCAGATGGCCGGCATCGACGACGTGCTGCTGACGCACTCGCACCTCGACCACATCGCGGCGCTGCCGCTCATGATCGACGCCATCGCCTCCCGCCGGGCACAGCCCCTGCGGGTGCATGCGCTGCGCGCCACCATCGAGGCGCTGCGCGCCCACGTCTTCAACAACGTCATCTGGCCCGATTTCGCCAGCATCCCCAGCCGCGAGGCGCCCTTCGTCAGCTTCCACGACATCGCCATCGGCCAGACCTTGCAGCTCGGCAGCCGCCGCCCCAAGGCCATCGAGGTGCTGCCGGCCGTGCATACTGTGCCCGCCTGCGGCTACGCCGTGCGCTGCGCCGCCAGCCAGGGCCCGCACTGGGTTTTCACCGGCGACACCGAGCGCAACCCACCCTTCTGGGACCGCGTGAACGCCCTCGACGTGGCCATCCTCGTCATCGAAACCGCCTTCAGCGACCGCGAGAAGGCCCTGGCCGAGCGCAGCCTGCACCTGTCGCCTGCCAGCCTGGTCGACGAACTGGCCCATATCGCCCCCGGCCGGCACTACCCGATCTACATCACCCACACCAAGCCGGCCGAAACCGGCGAAATCATGAGCCAGATCGACGCCATCACGGCCGACTGGCAAGCGCGCGGCGTGGCGCAGCACGACATCCGCTGGTTGCAGACCGCCAGCGTATTGACCGTCTGAGTCGGACGGCCCAGCCGAAGGGACCGTCATCGACACTTTCGGCAGGCGTGACAGGTTTTGTCAGGGCATGAAGCCTTGAAACAACGAAATATGTCACTTCGTGTAAGCAGAACGTGAAGAACTGCACGTGAGGGGGCGGTTGCTGGCCTTCAGAACCCTGGCACGGTAGCTGCGGAGAGAAGACCGCGCCGGGGGCAGCGACCCGGACCCCGTCAACCAACCTGGAGTAAGTAATGAACCGTCGTTCCATCGCACGCAACGTGCAAAAGGGTTTCACCCTGATCGAGTTGATGATCGTTGTGGCGATCATCGGTATCTTGGCTGCCGTGGCGCTGCCGGCTTACCAGGACTACATGGGCCGCGCGCGCGTGTCAGAAATCATGCTTGCCGCATCGTCTGCCCGCACCGCCGTGTCCGAGGCAGCGGCAAATCTGAACAAGTTGCCACCAGATGCAAGCGTTTCCGTTCAAACTCAGACGTCGGACTACGTGGCAAGCGTGGGGTATGCTGGCGGGGTGATTACCGCAACGTCGTCCGATAGCAGCAAGTTGCCCGCGACCGCGCGGAGCAAAACCATCACTTTGACAGGCCACTATAACGGCACTACGGGTCAAGTTACCTGGGTTTGCAACGGCAGCATCCCGGCCAAGTTCCGTCCGTCATCCTGCCAGAGCTAAGCGGCACCCGCGGGTGATCCTAACGCCTGCCAAACCCGCCCTTGTGGGCGGGTTTCTTTTTTCAGCGGCCGCCCCCGTCGGGGCGGTCGTGGCGTTGATGCTCGTTGTCTGGCTCCTGTTTGCGCCAGCCTTGCCGGGCATTGTCCAGTTTGATGATCTGGGCAACCTCTCTAACCTGAACACGATCACCGGGCTGGATTCGGCCTGGAACTGGGTACGCCAAGGGAGGGCGGGGCCGCTGGGCCGTCCCCTTGCTTTGGTCACATTCGCACTGCAGCACTACGAGTGGCCACAACCGTACGCGCTACTGCTGTGGAATATTGCGCTACACATCGTCAATGCTCTGTTGGTCCTTTGGCTTGCCGTGTTGGTGGCGCAACGGTTGGGCGCTGCGAATGAAAAGCAGCTTGCGATTGGGTTCCTGGTCGCCCTCTGCTGGGCGATATTGCCCCTCTTGAACACCTCCACGCTGTTCATCATTCAGCGCATGACTTTGCTGTCCAGCACCTTCATGCTGGCGGGCCTGATTGCCTATCTCAAAGTGCGGGGTCCGGTCGATGTCAGCTGGAGGCGGCAGTTGCTGGCACTGGGATTGCTTGCCGCCTTTGGTGTACTGGCGTTATTAACCAAGGAAAACGGTGCTCTCACCGTCGTCTATGGCCTGATTCTTGAACTTTGCGTACTCACAACTCGCGGCAAGCGGAAGCTCAGCCTTGTCGCCATTGCGCTGATCCTGGGTTGCGTGCTCCTGCTCGCCAAGCTGGCGCCGTTCTTGTCCTGGGCCAGCAGCACCGAGCTTCAGCGCGGGTTCACTCTGCCAGAGCGCTTGGCGAGCCAAGGGATCCTGCTTCTAGCCTACGTGAAGGGACTTCTTGTACCAAGCCCAAGCGACCTGAACCCGTTTCGCGGCTATAGCGCTAATCATGGCGCGCTTGCCACGCTGTGGGGCATGGGGCTCTGGGCCGGGTTGATGCTGAGCCCGTTGTTTGCGTGGTGGCGTGGCTGGCGCCTGCCTGCCTTGTCGTTGGCCTGGTTTTTTTACGGTCACATCATGGAGTCGGGATGGGTCCCGCTGGAACTCTATTTCGCGCACCGCAACTACTTGCCTGCTGTTGGACTGGTGTTTGGACTGGTATTTGGTCTTTTGAGTCTTCGGCAGAACACGGGCCTTTGGCGAAGCGTTTTCGTCATCTACCTCGTCGTGCTCGGCGGCATCACATGGATGAATACATCACTGTGGGGCGACAGGGAACTGGCGGCGGAGATCTGGGCAAAGGAACAACCGCTCAGCGGCCGCGCTGCCATGAATCTGGCGTATGAACTCAATAGGACGCAAGGTCTGGGCGCGGCACAGATCTACCTTGACCGCTTCGTGACGGACAGCCGTGACAGCGCGGGTTTACGCTTGGTTGGGCTGTCCAATGCATGCGAGTTGGAACCCAAAGCAGACCATTCCAAGCGCGTGAGCCAAGCCAAAGACGCGATTCTCACGCAGCCTTACGAAGGATGGGCCTCGGACACGGTCGAGAAGTTGATGGCGCTGGTCAGAAAAGGCGGATGCCCCGGCCTAACTCAACAACAGGTCGCCGACATCGCGGCGGCCTTCTTGGCCCGACCGGCCTATCAGGAACACAGATCCATCGCCAGCAATATGCTCTCCATCATAGGGCTGGTCGCCATGGACCAAGGCAATACAAGAATTGCCATGGATTTCTATCTGCAAGCTATCGAACATTCGGCCACGTACGCCATGGCCAATCTTTATGTTTTTCTTGCGCAGCAACATCCAGTCTACGCAGACCTGAAGAGACTACGCACGGCGGTCGAGAAAGCCCCATTGCCACGGGGCACATCACAGGCTGAATGGGAGCAATTGCTTGCAAGCATTGACTCACAGATAAAGGCTTCGCCATCCTCCGATAACGCTCTAGCACCTTCTTGAGAAATGCCAAGGATCGAATGATCAAATGAAAAAAACAATAACACTAGATCTTGCTTAAAAAATGGAATTTCGTATGAAATTCTCTGTCGTCCTTCCTGCTAAAAATGAGTCGTCTGCGGTCGGCTCGACGGTAGCTCGCGTGCGAGCGGTACTGCCAGATGCGGAAATTCTGGTCATTGATGATGGATCAACCGACGGTACTGCCATGCAGGCCCAGATGGCTGGTGCTAATGTCATCAAGCACCCGTACAGCAAAGGCAACGGAGCTGCAATCAAGACAGGCGCGCGTTTGGCGACAGGGGACTGCATCGTGTTTATGGATGCCGATGGGCAGCACGACCCAGCGGACATTCCTCGCCTCCTGCGGGAGCTGAAAAACGGTCACGATATGGTCGTCGGTGCTCGGCAAAAGGGCTCGCAAGCAAGCATGGGGCGCGGATTGGCCAACGGGCTTTACAACCGTCTCGCCAGTTGGATGACGGGACACGCCGTCCAGGATTTGACCTCTGGCTACCGTGCTGTGCGGGCAGAAAAATTCCGCGAGTTTCTCTATCTTCTGCCTAACGGATTCTCGTACCCCACCACCTCCACCATGGCCTTCTTTCGTGCGGGCTATTCAGTTGGCTACATTCCCATTCACGCGGCAAAGCGGCTCGGCAAAAGCCATATACGGCTGCTGCGCGACGGCGCCCGCTTCTTGCTCATCATCTTCAAGATCGGCACGTTGTATTCGCCCTTGAAGATCTTCGCGCCGATTGCCTTCACCATGTTTGGCCTCGCTTCCACATGGTACGGCTGGACATGGTGGCATGAGGGCCGATTCACCAATATGAGCGCCTTACTGTACAGCGGCAGCGTCATGGTGTTTCTGATGGGACTGATCTCGGAGCAGATCACGGCACTCATGTACAAGGGGGATAGCTGATTGGACGCGCGGAAAACGACGCAGATTCTCTCCACGTGAATATTCCAGTAGATCTTCCCCGATTGGTCCGGGGATGCCAAAAAAGGTAGGCGCAATGCCAAATTTTTGGAATGGAATGCGGACGGACACGCTTTGGCAGCTCGCCGAGCGCGGCTTGCGTGCAGGTCTTGGTTTTGCGCTAAGCATTTTGATCGCGCGAACGCTCGGCCCAGTGGACTTCGGCCTTTACAGCTACGCACTTGCGACCATTGCCCTGTTCGCATTCCTTGGGCAAGCGGGCCTTGAGTCGCTGGTAATTCGCGAACTCGTACGGGATCCGAAGCGAGTTGTACCCATTTTGAATGGAAGTTTGTACCTGCGCTCGGGCGGCGCAGTGTGCGCAGCCCTCGGCTCGATTGGCGCGGCGATGCTGTTCGCGCCGACCGAAACACAGAGCGCCGTCTTAATTGTTTGCATTTTGTCGCTGTCTGGATTGCTGCAGGCCGGCTGGGTTATAGAAAGTCTGTTGCTTGCGAACCGCGAGTTCGCTGAGGTTGCCAAAACCAAGATATTGGCCTATGGGTTCGCAGCAGGGCTTCGCGTTGTAGCGCTGCTGCTTCCCTCGCCGTTGGTATATCTCGCCGTCGCAACCGTCCTTGAATCACTGTTGTGCCTCGTGCTTCTTTGGCGTGCATCCCATCGCCAATTCGCGATCGGCTGGAGTTCCGTGGACAAGCCCGATTTCAAACAAATCGCGGCACTTGCCAGATTGGCCATGCCTATGCTTCTTTCCGCATTCACCGTTGCGATGTACAGCCGGATCGATGTCTTCATGCTCGGCCGCATGCTTGGCTACGAGGCCGCCGGCCTGTATACAGCTGGCACGCTGCTGTCCGAAGGCTTTTATCTCTTCCCGATGGCGGTGATGGCAGCGGCAGGCCCACGCCTTGCACAACTCTTCATGCACGACCAAGCCGCGTTTGCCCATGAGTTGCACCGCGTCCTTCGGATCTTGTCCGCAATTGGGCTCGGCATCGCATTGGCCGTTACCTTTCTCGCGCCGCTCGTGCTGCCTCGCCTCTTCGGGTCAACCTATGCAATGGCAAGTCCAGTCCTGCAAATTCATATCTGGTCGACGTGGGCGGTATTCGTCAGCGCGGTCAGCGATGCGTACTACATTAACCACGACCTGCGCCGGCTCTATCTGCTTAAAACCGCCGTCGCCGCGATCGTTAACATCGGTGTCAACCTCGTGCTCATACCGCGGCTGGGCCCAGTGGGCGCGGCTTGGGCGACGCTCGTGGCGTACTCGAGCTCCGCGATTTTTTTCGGCGCTCTGTCACCTACAACCCGTCCGCTTTTCAAAATGCAGTTACGCGCGATCATGGGGATCCCTTCTCCGCATCGTATTGCACGGAGTACCAAGGAATGAAAGAACACGGCGCTTATTCGTCGTCCGAGGCCGCCACCTATGAAGCCGATCGCGCAGTCGAACCGCTATGGCATCTGGAGAATGCATTTGTCCGCGCGCTCTTGGCCCGATCCGTTGCGGACACGGTTCTCGACGCGCCCGTGGGCACCGGGCGCTTTCTTGACCTGTATGAAGGCAGAGCTGTAACGGGCATCGATCTGTCGACTTCAATGCTCGATGAGGCAAGCAAGCGCGCTACGAGCTTAGGGTTGTCGAATGTGGCTCTGCGTCAGAGCAGCGTTACCTCGCTGCCGTTTGCCGACAAGCAGTTCGACTTCGTGGTCTCTTGGCGTCTGTTTCACCTCCTGCCACCTGACACGGTCGTGCCTGCGTTGACGGAACTCGCGCGCGTATGCCAAGGGACCTTATGCATCCAGACCTATGAGCGCGCGCCTTCGCTGTTGCGGTTGATCGCCAAAGCGAAGCGATGGGCGAGACGTCTGAAACTCGTCTTCTCCGACAAGCGACAACTTACGCCGTGGAGCCATATCCGGGCGTACACGCACTCCCGGGAAGCCATCGAGCAAGCGGCCCACAGCGCGGGCCTTGGGGCCCCCGCTACTCGGAGCTTTCTCGGCGACTACGAGGGCACGCGGGTCATGGCCTTAGTCTGGATGTTGCGTTGATGAGTGTCCTTGTTGGCAGGCTTGCACTGGCCTTCGCGCGGAAGCGCACCGTCGCTATCGCCGATTGCGTGCATTTTTGTGCATACCGGTATGGACGCGACGAAACGAATCCCTATGAGCAATACGCCAAGGATCTGGCCGAAGGCCTACCCCAGCAAGCTGCGCGTGAGCGCTTTGTCACGTATGTTCGAGGCTATCGACCACGAAACTTGGGGGAAGCGCTTGGCGTTGTACTGTCAAAGCCCTATCCCCTCTGGTTTCTGCCTTGGCGCACATCCGAGCAGGTTCGCAGGTCGTCCGGTTGGTTGAGCAGTGCTCGTTCAGTCGTAGACGTTATGACGCACTTCTCTGATGAGGGGATACCGATGAGCCTCATGCAAAAGGAGTTCGCATGGCATGAGGGCGCCTTCGCGTCTATCGCCGAGAAAGGCTACGTGCCGCAACGCTATGGCTATATCTGGGGCCGTGAACTGCGAGGAGACCGCTCAGCCTACCTCATGGCAGATGGCAACCACCGCATAAGCGCGCTCGCAGCACTCGGAAGCACAGAGGTCGTCATCAAGCTGCCGCTCAGCACGGCCGTCATACGCCAGAAGGTCGACGAATGGCCATTGGTACGAGCGGGCGAAATGACGCAAGAGGATGCCTTAATCGTGTTTGATGCGTATCTGAATGGCAACGCGTCTCCCGCACGATCTGAGCAGCTGGCAGACCTGATTGGCTAGAGGATCTGTTGTGCCCAACAACTTCGCAGCACGATGGCTTCCACCCGCGATTCGCCAAGCGGCGAATCGCTTTTTGGGCGCGGCAATTGTCTTCCGCGGTCCTTTCAGCAATTGGGTGGCGGCATCCGCTTCGACCAAGGGCTACGATAACGGGGCAATCCTGGAGCGGGTGTCACGGGCGACGCGCCAAGTGCTCGCAGGTTCAGCTCGCTTCGAGCAAGACGGCATCGTATTTCACGCCGAACCACCACCCACGCATGCGCTCGGAGGATTGTTGATTGCCGCCGCACTTGAGGGTGGGCGTCTGTCGGTGCTCGATTTCGGCGGCGGCCTTGCGTCTCACTACCTACGCTGGCGTCCGCTGCTGACGCCCCTGCCCGAAGTACGCTGGGCCGTGGTAGAGCAAGGAAAATTCGTTTCTGAGGGTAATGCACTTTTTAGTGCGAATATGTCGGTGTCTTTCCACGCAGAGATCGCTGGTGTCGCGTCGCCTCCTAACGCTGTGCTTGCCTCAAGCGTGCTGCAATATCTTCCCGAGCCGTACCGGATATTGCAGCAGCTGATCGACCTCGCCCCGCGTGTGATCGTTCTCGATCGCACGGCCTACGGAGAAGAAGAGACAGTGGTCACCCAATTCGTGCCGCGGCGCCTTGGTAAGGCAAGCTACCCGCTGTGGGTGCTATCGCGCAGCAGGGTGCACGCCGCCCTGTCTAAAAACTACACGCTACTCACCGAATTCGATGCAGCCGACCGACCGTTCGAAGTCCCGGGAGTCCGTGCTTCTTACCATGGCTCCATCTGGCTTCGCCGCGTATGAGCATCAGATCGCTCGCAAGTCCATTCTTCCTTGCACACCGTGCCCTGCGGGCGGAGATCGCCAGAATGGCCAAAGATTCTGTAGGCACTGTCATCGACGTGGGCTGCGGAACAGCACCGTATCGCGAACTGTTCGCACACGCCCGCTATGTCGGTATCGAAGTCGCCAGCGGCTCGAAGTTCGGCAGCGCCAAGGGCGGCGCCGACGTGCTATACGATGGTCGAAACCTTCCACTCGCGGATGGAAGCGTCGACAACGTTCTTTGCAACCAAGTGCTTGAACACGTGTTCGAGCCTATAGATTTTTTATCAGAACTGCATCGCGTGCTCCGGACCGGGGGGCGGCTCATGGTGACGGTTCCCTTCGTGTGGGACGAGCATGAGCAACCTTATGACTTTGCACGGTATTCGTCGTTCGGGCTCAGGCACTTGGCGGCGAGGTGCGGGTTCGAGGTTGCCGAGGCCCGGCGCACGCTGGGGGATGCGAGCCTGTTCGCACAGCTCTGGCTGGCGTATTGGTTCAAGGTCGTCCATCGCAGTGGGCGACATTCGCTGGCAGGCAAGGTATTTTTGGCCGCGATAAGTGTGCCTGTGAATGTTGCTGGACTGGTGCTTGCAAAACTGCTCCCGGCCAGCCCCGATCTCTACCTTGACAACGTGGTAACCATGACCCGACTACCGGGGGAGCTTGCGCAAAGATGAATGAAGCCTGGTTGAACACACGCGTGCTGATTACCGGCGGTCTCGGCTTCATCGGCTCAAACCTTGCGCGCAGGCTTGTTGGCTCGGGCGCCCAAGTCACCTTGGTCGACAGTCTGATCCCGGAGTACGGCGGCAATGTGCGGAACATCGCCGATATCCGCGACCGCGTGTCAGTGAACTTGTCAGACGTGCGCGATCGCCACGGCTTTCGCGCTCTCGTTCAGGGTCAGCAAGTGCTGTTCAATCTCGCGGGCCAGACCAGCCACCAGGATTCGATGAACGACCCGTTCACCGACTTGGACATTAACGCCACTTCACAGCTTGCGATTCTTGAAGCATGCCGTTCCATCAACCCTGGCATTCGCATCGTGTTTGCAAGCACACGACAGATCTACGGCCGTCCAGACTACCTTCCCGTCGATGAGAAGCATCCGGTTCGACCGACCGATGTGAACGGCATCAACAAGATGGCGGGTGAGTGGTACCACATCCTCTATAACAATGTGTATGGAATTCGTGCATGTGCACTGCGCCTGAGCAATACATACGGACGCGGCATGCGCATCAAAGACGCACGTCAGACCTTTCTTGGCATCTGGATCAAGCACGTGCTTGAAGGCCATCCGTTTTCGGTGTGGGGGGGCGAACAGTTGCGAGACTTCAACCACGTCGATGATGTTGTCGACGCAATGCTGCTCGCGGCTGTTGACGAGCGTGCGGCCGGCAAAGTGTTCAATCTCGGCGACAGCGACATTATTTCGTTGCGTTCGCTGGCCGACCGCCTTATCAAGGCCAATGGCAGTGGTGCTTACGAAATCCACGCCTTCCCGGAAGAACGCAAGCGCATCGACATTGGCGACTATTACGCCGATTTCTCCAGCTTCGCCGCGCTCGGATGGAGCCCGCGAGTTCGCTTGGCCGAAGGTCTGCGCGATACGCTCGACTACTACCGCGCGAATCTCGCCGATTACATCTGACATGAGGCGCCCCATTCCCCAATGCAGCCCGCTCGCTGCGTATCAAGCCCAGGCGGCCGACATTGATGCGGCGATCCGCGACACGCTGGAGGCCGGACGTTATGTGCTCGGCCCCCGCGTTGCGGGTTTCGAAGCAAGCTTTGCGCGGTGGATCGGCGTTGCGCACGGTCTGGGCGTGGCCAATGGCACAGACGCCCTCGAGCTCGCGTTGCGCGCACTCGGTGTCGGTGCTGGCGATTTTGTGGTGACAAGTTCCATGAGTGCAGTAGCAACGGCGGTGGCCATCCGCAAAGCCGGTGCGTCACCCCTATTCGCCGACATCGATCCGGAGCATGGGCTTGTCGACCCGGCGGGCATCGACGCATTGTTTGCCTCGCATGGACAACGTATCCGCGCCCTAGTGCCTGTGCATCTCTATGGACGTTGCGTGGACATGGATGCGATCATGGCCACCGCCCGTCGGCATGGCGTGCCGGTTGTGGAGGACTGTGCGCAGGCGCATGGTGCGCAGTGGAGCGGGCGCGCGGCAGGTTCCTTCGGT
It encodes:
- a CDS encoding Stp1/IreP family PP2C-type Ser/Thr phosphatase is translated as MNRPDPTPSSLQDSIRSWDFAALTDAGRVRTNNEDAIAFDASLGLAILADGMGGYNGGEVASGMAIALLQASFGRWLAHAGVDAHVRAIKRALQAGTDEANAAILEAGVANMQLQGMGTTLVLGAFGPQRVVVGHIGDSRCYRLRDGRLDLLTRDHSLLQEQLDAGLITLAQAAQSPHRNLVTRALGIEPSVDLETHDHEAQVGDLYLLCSDGLSEMVSDGEICTLLLQNCDLSQKALLLVAAANDNGGRDNISVVLARAAGEQSAPSSPG
- a CDS encoding FHA domain-containing protein, with protein sequence MPKMIVSIDGVVIKEVTLAKDRTTLGRRPYNDIVIDNLAISGEHAVLHMIGGDVYLEDLNSTNGTYVNARAIKKQALENNDVIEVGKYKIRYLAGGEPGAVASGPVRVGPPIVSGPIPLSSAPTVSSPLGGPVAAAAIRVLSGVGAGREMSLEKVVTTIGKPGVAVAAVTRRLHGYVVAPIDGGTMLNGELLGNEAVALQDGDVLELGGTRMQFVHA
- a CDS encoding CHASE2 domain-containing protein is translated as MKALRQHWLRILITLVPVVMALAHATGAWRSPFVEPFDNFIYDARLRLTMPRTLDPRIVIVDIDDPSLQQLGQWPWSRDKLARLTEELMSRQQAAVLGYDVLFVEADGSSGLATLRDLAEGALKDNPAFTVALERIAPSLDYDVTFAQSLAGERVSLGYYFTQTATPHAKGMLPPPVLSTEAFPRGQAYATRWNGFAGSIAPLATAAPASGFINVLIESSEDGVVRAAPLLARYDGDAATPGFYESLALAVYRLAKGTPPVRPAFTPNALQHSPVLLEAVVLGAPAAPQLRVPVDQSASLLVPYRGPGGARGGSFRYVAAADVLAGKLAPAEFKDKIVLVGATAPGLQDLRATPVGAAFPGVEVHANIISGLLDGRLPFVPDYAPGYDVLVLLVAGLTLAFGMSMLPASRAVLLGAAVATVVVGLNAVLFASFGLVLPLAVALMMMAMAFVLNMSWGYFVEARARRGLARLFGTYVPPQLVDEMLARPERYSMRAESKELTVMFCDMRGFTQLSESMAPTELQAFLNAVFSRLTEIINVHRGTVDKYMGDCVMAFWGAPVDTPHHATLAVQAAIEMVAAVQEINLTHRGTGRPQISVGIGLNTGVMSVGDMGSAVRRSYTVVGDAVNLAARLESLSGHYGTQILVAETTRQAVPTYVWQELDRVYVRGKARAVAIFTPVGRGGDVGVAQRAQLERWSLVLSAYRAQQWAEGRTLLAPLLAADTKKVLYQLYAKRLASMALQPKDPNWDGAIRFDTK
- a CDS encoding 3',5'-cyclic-nucleotide phosphodiesterase translates to MQVRVLGCSGAIAKDCRTTSFLVDDDLLIDAGTGVGDLTLEQMAGIDDVLLTHSHLDHIAALPLMIDAIASRRAQPLRVHALRATIEALRAHVFNNVIWPDFASIPSREAPFVSFHDIAIGQTLQLGSRRPKAIEVLPAVHTVPACGYAVRCAASQGPHWVFTGDTERNPPFWDRVNALDVAILVIETAFSDREKALAERSLHLSPASLVDELAHIAPGRHYPIYITHTKPAETGEIMSQIDAITADWQARGVAQHDIRWLQTASVLTV
- a CDS encoding pilin; its protein translation is MNRRSIARNVQKGFTLIELMIVVAIIGILAAVALPAYQDYMGRARVSEIMLAASSARTAVSEAAANLNKLPPDASVSVQTQTSDYVASVGYAGGVITATSSDSSKLPATARSKTITLTGHYNGTTGQVTWVCNGSIPAKFRPSSCQS